A genomic segment from Bacteroidales bacterium encodes:
- a CDS encoding DUF308 domain-containing protein, which yields MKKTNWIIFLVNGVIAILFGLLALLVPAETIVSLTIYFGLLILLGGLILFYFSYKNLRAEKPYLLLMAEAILAILIGAVIVFYPKSSLQIFLIMIGIWATIMGLLQIIIAVQMKGKVRNSSLFTLNGVITLVFGLLLFFNPMGAIEALFIVIGLLALIAGLLLVYLAFKIRGSVQKVNG from the coding sequence ATGAAAAAAACCAATTGGATCATTTTCCTGGTCAACGGTGTGATTGCCATCCTGTTTGGCCTTTTAGCGCTGCTGGTGCCTGCTGAAACCATTGTTTCGCTTACTATTTATTTTGGCCTGCTTATACTATTAGGGGGTTTGATTTTATTTTATTTCTCTTATAAAAACCTCCGCGCAGAAAAGCCCTATCTGTTACTTATGGCAGAGGCCATTTTAGCCATCCTGATCGGTGCTGTTATCGTTTTTTATCCAAAATCATCTTTGCAGATTTTCCTTATCATGATCGGTATCTGGGCGACCATTATGGGTTTATTGCAGATTATCATTGCCGTGCAAATGAAGGGGAAGGTCAGAAATTCCAGTTTGTTTACCCTGAATGGGGTTATTACCTTGGTTTTCGGCCTGTTATTGTTTTTTAACCCGATGGGTGCGATAGAAGCCCTCTTTATCGTTATCGGGTTATTGGCCCTGATTGCGGGATTACTTCTTGTTTACTTAGCCTTTAAAATAAGGGGATCCGTTCAGAAGGTTAATGGTTAG
- a CDS encoding LysE family translocator, with protein MQTIIEGVILGLTLSIFFGFGPALVAEIQTSILRGFWAAVLLAFGVFLSDAAIVAMGFIGAVQIFENNKTLLGLIGGIILIIFGIVTYRRKATIDVDSHNPELKQKNPIFLTYILKGFFINFTNPFIWIFWMGVVVGFTSHYKGEILSLIIFFTTTLGIVLLMDVFKIFSAYKVKKYIQTHNIVWINRIAGFGLVLFGIYLVIRTYLEIGV; from the coding sequence ATGCAGACTATCATAGAAGGTGTCATACTGGGCCTTACCCTTAGCATTTTCTTTGGTTTTGGCCCTGCGCTGGTGGCTGAAATTCAAACCAGTATACTCCGGGGTTTCTGGGCAGCTGTATTATTAGCTTTTGGCGTTTTCTTAAGTGATGCAGCAATAGTTGCCATGGGTTTCATCGGCGCAGTGCAGATTTTCGAAAATAACAAAACGCTACTTGGTTTGATTGGCGGTATCATCCTGATCATATTCGGCATCGTTACTTACAGGAGAAAAGCAACTATCGATGTCGACAGCCATAATCCTGAACTGAAACAAAAAAATCCAATTTTTTTAACGTATATACTCAAAGGCTTTTTTATCAATTTCACCAATCCTTTCATCTGGATTTTCTGGATGGGGGTGGTGGTCGGGTTTACATCACACTATAAGGGTGAAATCCTGTCACTGATCATTTTCTTCACTACCACACTAGGAATTGTACTTCTGATGGATGTGTTTAAAATATTCTCCGCTTATAAGGTCAAGAAATATATTCAAACGCATAATATTGTCTGGATCAACCGGATTGCGGGGTTTGGGCTGGTTTTATTCGGTATTTACCTGGTTATCCGGACTTACCTGGAGATAGGTGTTTAA
- a CDS encoding ABC transporter permease, which yields MKIFLKLLRESYLFALHEIVMNKVRTLLSLLGITIGIFSIIAVFTIFDSMESTIRTSINSLGNDVLFVQKWPWAMGGDYPWWKYINRPEASPSDLKEILRRSQSSQACGYAAGINETIKYREKAIENANIIMISEDYDKVMPIDIAEGRFISSVEFTSGRAVVIIGSDIVTNLLRTNEPIGKKIRIFGLNTEVIGVMKKEGNNIFGNSSDDQLIVPVNYARNHMDIRDLQGMIAVKAKPGVSLDEMRDELTGIMRSVRKLKPKAEDNFAINQTDIISKGFDQLFGVIAMVGWVIGGFSLLVGGFGIANIMFVSVKERTRIIGIQKSLGAKKYFIMLQFLFEAVFLSLFGGILGLIIVFILAFAVSQLYDMDLILTQKNILLGIFVSAFIGFISGLIPAWNASRLDPVEAMRSTF from the coding sequence ATGAAGATTTTCCTGAAACTCTTGAGAGAAAGCTACTTATTTGCCTTGCATGAGATCGTCATGAACAAGGTCCGCACGCTGCTTTCCCTGTTGGGGATCACTATCGGGATTTTTTCAATTATCGCTGTTTTTACCATTTTTGATTCAATGGAAAGCACGATCCGCACCAGCATAAACTCACTGGGAAATGATGTCTTGTTCGTTCAGAAATGGCCCTGGGCGATGGGTGGCGATTATCCATGGTGGAAATACATCAACCGGCCTGAAGCTTCACCATCCGATCTTAAGGAAATCCTGCGCCGCAGCCAGTCTTCCCAGGCCTGTGGTTATGCTGCCGGGATTAATGAAACAATAAAATACAGGGAAAAAGCCATCGAAAATGCCAACATCATCATGATTTCAGAGGATTATGATAAAGTGATGCCCATAGATATCGCGGAAGGCAGGTTTATTTCATCGGTGGAATTCACTAGTGGAAGGGCGGTGGTGATCATCGGCAGTGATATTGTTACGAACCTTTTGCGAACAAATGAACCGATCGGTAAAAAGATACGGATTTTCGGTCTGAATACGGAAGTAATCGGAGTAATGAAGAAAGAAGGAAATAATATTTTTGGCAATTCGTCAGATGACCAATTGATCGTCCCGGTGAATTATGCGCGTAACCACATGGATATCAGGGATCTTCAGGGAATGATTGCGGTAAAAGCAAAACCCGGTGTTTCACTGGATGAAATGAGGGATGAGTTGACCGGAATCATGCGGTCTGTTCGCAAACTTAAACCTAAAGCTGAAGATAATTTTGCCATTAACCAGACGGATATTATCAGCAAAGGTTTTGACCAGTTGTTTGGCGTGATTGCCATGGTAGGCTGGGTCATCGGGGGATTTTCACTGCTTGTGGGGGGATTTGGGATTGCCAATATCATGTTCGTTTCAGTGAAAGAGCGCACCAGGATCATCGGCATTCAGAAATCGTTAGGCGCTAAAAAATATTTCATCATGCTGCAGTTTCTGTTTGAAGCGGTATTTTTATCCCTTTTCGGGGGGATCTTAGGCTTGATCATCGTTTTTATCCTGGCGTTTGCGGTTTCACAGCTATATGATATGGATCTTATCCTTACCCAGAAGAATATTTTGCTTGGGATTTTTGTTTCTGCTTTTATCGGCTTTATTTCCGGGCTTATCCCCGCATGGAACGCTTCCAGGCTAGATCCCGTGGAAGCCATGCGCTCCACTTTTTAA
- the purH gene encoding bifunctional phosphoribosylaminoimidazolecarboxamide formyltransferase/IMP cyclohydrolase translates to MDKKISSALISVYYKDGLEEIVRELHRLGVTIYSTGGTYDFISKLGIPATAVESLTSYPSIFGGRVKTLHPKVFGGILYRRENKDDLEQARQYEIPAIDLVIVDLYPFEETVTRTDDDDEIIEKIDIGGISLIRAAAKNFRDVLIIASSSQYPDLIRLLKERDGKTSIGDRRKFAGMAFGVSSHYDTAILRYIQPPHILRYGENPHQQGVFHGDLEKVFKRLHGKEISYNNLGDLDAAIALINEFDETTFAILKHNNACGCASRPILAEAWKDALAGDPVSAFGGVLITNAEIDEVTAIEIDRLFFEIILAPAYKKSALEKLQSKKNRIILQQGEYSFPARQFRSVLNGVIEQEKDLKSEKKEDLQAVTDRRPTDLETYDLLFANKIVKHTRSNAIVLVKNKQLIASGVGQTSRVDALKQAIAKAREFNFELSGAVMASDAFFPFSDSVEIAHRAGITAIIQPGGSVRDQDSIDYCRQHGLAMVFTGIRHFKH, encoded by the coding sequence ATGGATAAGAAAATCAGCAGTGCCCTGATTTCAGTTTATTACAAGGATGGTTTGGAAGAAATAGTCAGGGAACTCCACCGGCTTGGCGTAACAATTTATTCCACCGGCGGAACATATGATTTCATCAGCAAATTGGGAATCCCGGCCACTGCTGTGGAATCCCTGACATCGTACCCGTCCATATTTGGTGGCCGCGTAAAAACCCTGCATCCAAAAGTTTTCGGAGGTATCCTTTACCGCCGGGAAAATAAAGATGATTTGGAACAGGCCCGTCAATATGAAATACCTGCCATTGACCTGGTCATTGTAGATCTTTATCCTTTTGAAGAAACTGTTACCCGGACTGATGATGATGATGAAATCATCGAAAAAATAGATATCGGCGGGATATCGCTGATTCGCGCAGCAGCAAAAAATTTCCGGGATGTTCTGATAATAGCTTCTTCCTCGCAATACCCGGATCTGATCCGGTTGCTAAAGGAACGGGATGGCAAAACCAGCATAGGTGACCGCCGGAAGTTTGCCGGTATGGCTTTCGGGGTTTCCTCACATTACGATACTGCTATTTTAAGGTATATCCAGCCCCCGCATATCCTGAGATACGGCGAAAATCCGCACCAGCAAGGTGTTTTTCACGGTGACCTGGAAAAAGTTTTTAAACGTTTGCATGGCAAGGAAATCTCTTACAACAATTTAGGTGATCTTGATGCTGCCATAGCCCTTATCAACGAATTTGACGAGACGACATTTGCAATCCTGAAGCATAACAATGCCTGTGGGTGCGCCAGTCGTCCCATCCTGGCCGAAGCCTGGAAAGATGCCCTGGCCGGTGATCCGGTTTCGGCTTTCGGCGGCGTACTGATCACTAATGCAGAGATCGATGAGGTAACGGCCATTGAAATTGACAGGTTGTTTTTTGAGATCATCCTGGCGCCGGCTTATAAAAAAAGTGCATTGGAAAAGCTTCAAAGCAAGAAAAATAGAATAATTTTGCAGCAGGGGGAATATAGTTTTCCTGCGCGGCAGTTCAGATCAGTATTGAATGGTGTGATAGAACAGGAGAAAGATCTGAAAAGTGAGAAGAAAGAAGACCTGCAGGCGGTGACCGACAGGCGGCCAACGGACCTGGAAACATACGATCTTCTTTTTGCCAACAAGATCGTGAAGCATACCCGCTCAAACGCAATTGTGCTGGTGAAAAACAAGCAGCTGATTGCCAGTGGTGTCGGGCAGACTTCAAGGGTTGATGCACTAAAACAAGCTATTGCAAAAGCCCGGGAGTTCAACTTTGAACTATCGGGAGCTGTTATGGCATCGGATGCTTTTTTCCCTTTTTCTGATTCCGTGGAAATCGCCCACCGTGCTGGTATTACGGCCATCATTCAACCGGGGGGTTCGGTACGCGATCAGGATTCAATTGATTATTGCCGTCAACACGGATTAGCCATGGTTTTCACCGGAATACGGCATTTTAAACATTAA
- the recJ gene encoding single-stranded-DNA-specific exonuclease RecJ, with the protein MEKRWVLKPQGNKDLVRHLSKVLNINENVANLLAQHGVTSYDEAKAYFRPQMEHLHDPFLMKDMHLAVERIERALKKGEKILVYGDYDVDGTTAVALVYTFLKTIHDKVDFYVPDRYSEGYGISFKGIDFAARNGFSLIIALDCGIKAVEKVDYAKEHKVDFIICDHHRPGDKLPAACAILDPKRDDCTYPYKELAGCGIGFKLVQAFAWKNNIAFSSLEEYLDLVVVSIASDIVPITGENRVLAYYGLKRINTQPRAGLEAILNVSNKYSKSNGGDGVNKQYIRELTINDLVFIVGPRINAAGRIESARNSVELLITKDPERAFKLGNQINEINTERKTLDSHATLHALEIMHADPKLNERKSTVLYHAEWHKGVIGIVASRLIETFYRPTIVLTESEGMITGSARSIKGFDIYDAVDACGDLLEHFGGHTYAAGLSLKPENLDKFKERFEDYVRTHLTEELSTPEIEIDAKLDLQDIKRKFYDVLKQFAPFGPGNMSPVFETDNVVDAGKAKIVGNNHLKLEVFQRDVRSEPISSIAFQQGEENFEYIRDGNPFNICYHIEENEWNGKKSFQLNIKDIKADVG; encoded by the coding sequence ATGGAAAAACGCTGGGTATTAAAACCCCAAGGAAATAAAGATTTGGTCAGGCATTTGAGCAAGGTTCTCAATATTAACGAGAACGTGGCGAATCTATTGGCCCAACATGGGGTTACCAGTTACGATGAAGCGAAGGCTTATTTTCGACCGCAAATGGAGCATCTTCATGACCCCTTTCTGATGAAAGACATGCACCTGGCAGTAGAAAGAATCGAACGGGCGCTGAAAAAAGGTGAAAAAATACTTGTCTACGGAGATTATGATGTGGATGGCACAACGGCCGTCGCTTTAGTTTATACATTCCTAAAAACCATTCACGACAAGGTTGATTTTTATGTTCCCGACCGCTACAGCGAAGGATATGGCATATCTTTCAAAGGCATTGATTTTGCCGCCCGGAATGGGTTTAGCCTGATCATTGCGCTCGATTGCGGGATCAAAGCGGTTGAAAAAGTGGATTATGCAAAAGAACACAAGGTAGATTTTATTATTTGCGATCATCACCGGCCCGGCGATAAACTGCCGGCCGCCTGTGCTATCCTCGATCCGAAAAGGGACGATTGCACTTATCCTTATAAAGAACTTGCCGGTTGCGGTATCGGCTTTAAGCTTGTCCAGGCATTTGCCTGGAAAAACAACATTGCTTTTTCATCACTGGAAGAGTACCTCGACCTGGTCGTGGTCAGCATTGCCTCCGATATCGTTCCGATAACCGGCGAAAACCGGGTGCTGGCTTACTATGGCCTGAAAAGGATCAATACCCAACCCCGTGCCGGGCTTGAAGCGATCCTGAATGTCAGCAATAAGTACAGCAAATCGAACGGGGGGGATGGCGTCAATAAGCAATATATCAGGGAATTGACGATCAACGACCTGGTGTTTATCGTCGGCCCGAGGATCAACGCGGCGGGAAGGATAGAAAGTGCGCGCAACTCTGTTGAATTGCTTATTACAAAAGATCCGGAACGGGCTTTCAAGCTGGGAAACCAGATCAATGAAATTAACACCGAAAGAAAAACCCTGGATTCGCATGCCACGCTTCATGCATTGGAGATCATGCATGCTGATCCGAAGCTTAATGAGCGAAAGAGCACGGTTCTGTACCACGCGGAATGGCATAAAGGCGTAATCGGCATCGTAGCGTCCAGGCTGATAGAAACTTTCTACCGGCCAACCATCGTTTTAACTGAATCGGAAGGTATGATTACCGGATCAGCACGCTCCATCAAAGGGTTCGATATCTATGATGCCGTCGATGCCTGTGGCGACCTGCTCGAACACTTCGGCGGCCATACTTATGCCGCAGGCCTTTCCTTAAAGCCCGAAAATCTGGATAAGTTCAAAGAACGGTTCGAGGATTATGTCAGGACCCACCTGACGGAAGAACTTTCCACGCCGGAAATTGAAATCGATGCAAAGTTAGACCTTCAGGATATAAAGCGGAAATTTTATGACGTACTCAAACAGTTCGCTCCCTTTGGCCCGGGAAATATGTCGCCGGTTTTTGAGACAGATAACGTCGTGGACGCCGGTAAAGCCAAGATCGTCGGCAATAACCACCTTAAACTTGAAGTCTTTCAGCGCGATGTAAGGAGCGAACCGATCTCATCCATTGCTTTCCAGCAGGGAGAGGAAAATTTTGAGTATATCCGGGATGGCAACCCGTTTAATATCTGTTACCATATCGAAGAGAATGAATGGAACGGCAAAAAATCGTTCCAGCTCAATATCAAAGATATAAAGGCGGATGTTGGGTAA